A single region of the Stigmatella erecta genome encodes:
- the pdxY gene encoding pyridoxal kinase PdxY: MAILSIQSHVAYGYVGNRSAAFPLQRLGHDVWPVNTVQFSNHSGYGQWRGQVFEAAHVADVVAGIADRGVMAQCQAVLSGYMGDAATGAVILDAVAQVRAANPRALYCCDPVIGDVGRGVFVRPGIPEFMRERAVPAADLTTPNQFELEYLTGRTVRTLEDALAATATLRALGPKVVLVTSLQPEGATPGTVQMLAATAEGAWRVTTPLLPIQPPPNGAGDAVAALFLAHRLSGRAAPEALGETAASIFGIFTATQAAGSRELQLISAQEELVAPRRRFAVEQVA; this comes from the coding sequence GTGGCGATCCTCTCCATCCAGTCCCATGTGGCCTACGGGTACGTCGGCAACCGGTCCGCGGCCTTCCCCCTTCAGCGCCTGGGCCATGACGTGTGGCCGGTGAACACGGTGCAGTTCAGCAACCACTCGGGCTACGGCCAGTGGCGGGGGCAAGTCTTCGAGGCGGCCCACGTGGCGGACGTCGTCGCCGGCATCGCCGACCGCGGGGTGATGGCGCAGTGCCAGGCGGTGCTCTCCGGGTACATGGGCGATGCGGCCACCGGGGCGGTGATTCTGGACGCGGTGGCCCAGGTGCGCGCGGCCAACCCCCGGGCCCTCTACTGCTGCGACCCCGTCATCGGGGACGTGGGCCGGGGCGTCTTCGTGCGGCCGGGGATTCCGGAGTTCATGCGGGAGCGGGCGGTGCCCGCCGCGGACCTCACCACCCCCAACCAGTTCGAGCTGGAATACCTGACCGGGCGCACGGTGCGCACGCTGGAGGACGCGCTGGCGGCCACCGCGACGCTGCGCGCGCTGGGCCCGAAGGTGGTGCTCGTCACCAGCCTTCAGCCGGAGGGGGCCACGCCTGGCACCGTGCAGATGCTGGCGGCCACCGCCGAGGGCGCCTGGCGGGTGACGACCCCGCTCCTGCCCATCCAGCCGCCGCCCAACGGCGCGGGGGATGCGGTCGCGGCGCTCTTCCTCGCGCACCGGCTGAGCGGGCGCGCGGCGCCCGAGGCGCTCGGGGAGACGGCCGCCTCCATCTTCGGCATCTTCACGGCGACCCAGGCGGCGGGCTCCCGGGAGCTGCAGCTCATCTCCGCGCAGGAGGAACTGGTGGCGCCCCGCCGCCGCTTCGCGGTGGAACAGGTGGCCTGA
- a CDS encoding MBL fold metallo-hydrolase encodes MRQTRMLMAAAAALTVGLFACSDDKEEEAPFSGDAISTSRGKLTLHPVNHASFVMYWGGKTLYVDPVGEASLYEGLPRPDAIFVTDIHGDHLSANTLAALVQDGTVIVAPQAVKDALPAALQEKVQVLANGGTLKVVDVSTEAIPMYNLTPERLQYHAKGRGNGYVLTFGATRVYIAGDTEDIPEMRALTGIDVAFLPMNLPYTMTVQQAADAVRAFKPKVVYPYHFRDSDLAEFTRLVGTDVGVEVRVRDWY; translated from the coding sequence ATGAGACAGACACGGATGCTCATGGCCGCCGCGGCGGCGCTCACGGTGGGGCTGTTCGCGTGCTCGGATGACAAGGAGGAAGAGGCCCCCTTCTCCGGGGATGCCATCTCCACCTCGCGGGGAAAGCTGACCCTCCACCCGGTGAACCACGCCAGCTTCGTCATGTATTGGGGGGGCAAGACGCTCTACGTCGATCCGGTGGGCGAGGCCTCGCTGTATGAGGGCCTCCCCCGGCCGGATGCCATCTTCGTGACCGACATTCACGGCGATCACCTGAGCGCGAATACCCTGGCGGCCCTGGTGCAGGACGGAACGGTCATCGTGGCGCCCCAGGCGGTGAAGGATGCCCTGCCCGCCGCGCTCCAGGAGAAGGTGCAGGTGCTGGCGAACGGCGGAACGCTGAAGGTGGTGGACGTCTCCACCGAGGCGATCCCCATGTACAACCTCACGCCCGAGCGCCTTCAGTACCACGCGAAGGGCCGGGGCAATGGCTATGTGCTGACGTTCGGGGCCACGCGCGTCTACATCGCGGGCGACACGGAGGACATCCCCGAGATGCGGGCGCTGACCGGCATCGACGTGGCGTTCCTCCCGATGAACCTGCCGTACACCATGACGGTGCAGCAGGCGGCGGACGCGGTGCGCGCGTTCAAGCCCAAGGTGGTCTATCCCTATCACTTCCGGGACAGCGACTTGGCCGAGTTCACCCGGCTGGTGGGCACGGACGTGGGCGTCGAAGTGCGCGTGCGGGACTGGTACTAA
- the soxR gene encoding redox-sensitive transcriptional activator SoxR: protein MTTLPPMLTVGELAARSGMAASAIRFYESEGLLHAERTGGNQRRFPRSELRRVAFIRAAQQLGLTLEEVREALASLPGSRTPNQADWEQLSRAWRHRLDERIAQLERLRDKLSSCIGCGCLSLKNCHLYNPGDAAANGGPGARYLMGDAAKPPSP from the coding sequence ATGACGACACTTCCCCCGATGCTCACGGTGGGCGAGCTGGCGGCCCGGAGCGGCATGGCCGCTTCGGCGATCCGGTTCTACGAGAGCGAGGGCCTGCTCCACGCGGAGCGGACCGGAGGCAACCAGCGCCGCTTTCCACGCAGCGAGCTGCGGCGGGTGGCCTTCATCCGGGCAGCGCAGCAGCTCGGGCTGACGTTGGAGGAGGTCCGGGAGGCGCTGGCCTCGCTGCCGGGCTCACGCACGCCGAACCAGGCCGACTGGGAGCAGCTCTCCCGGGCCTGGCGCCACCGGCTGGACGAGCGCATCGCCCAGCTCGAGCGGCTGCGGGACAAGCTCAGCTCCTGCATCGGCTGCGGGTGCCTGTCCCTGAAGAACTGCCACCTCTACAACCCGGGAGACGCGGCGGCGAACGGCGGCCCGGGGGCCCGCTACCTGATGGGGGATGCCGCCAAGCCGCCCTCCCCGTAA
- a CDS encoding thiamine pyrophosphate-dependent enzyme gives MTLSTPSLPYGELGRLLSLMTGDEKHAPSATSTLDVLWVLYDQVLRVSPSTMGDPERDRFVLSKGHGPMAYYAVLAAKGFVPLAELKRFGAYDALLGHHPDRVLVPGVEVGSGSLGHGLPIAVGMALGLRIQERFRPRVAVLLGDAELDEGSNHEAIAVAGRLGLDSLTAIVIDNQSASHGWPGGIAARFSAEGWHAQTVSGRDHAALARALTLPRDGRPQAVVATVEPKW, from the coding sequence ATGACACTCTCAACACCGTCTCTGCCCTACGGGGAGCTTGGCCGGTTGTTGTCGCTGATGACCGGTGACGAGAAGCATGCCCCCAGCGCCACCTCGACCCTGGATGTGCTCTGGGTGCTCTACGACCAGGTGCTCCGGGTCTCCCCCTCCACGATGGGGGATCCCGAGCGGGACCGCTTCGTCCTCTCCAAGGGACACGGGCCCATGGCGTACTACGCCGTGCTGGCCGCCAAGGGCTTCGTGCCCCTCGCGGAGCTGAAACGCTTTGGCGCCTATGACGCGCTGCTCGGGCACCACCCGGACCGGGTGCTGGTGCCCGGCGTGGAGGTGGGCAGCGGCTCGCTGGGCCACGGGCTGCCCATCGCCGTGGGCATGGCGCTTGGCCTGCGCATCCAGGAGCGCTTCCGGCCCCGGGTGGCCGTGCTGCTGGGAGACGCGGAGCTGGACGAGGGCAGCAACCACGAGGCGATCGCCGTCGCGGGACGCCTGGGGCTGGACTCGCTCACCGCCATCGTCATCGACAACCAGTCGGCCTCTCATGGGTGGCCCGGGGGCATCGCCGCCCGCTTCAGCGCCGAAGGCTGGCATGCGCAGACGGTGAGCGGCAGAGACCATGCCGCCCTCGCCCGCGCCCTGACCCTTCCCCGCGACGGCCGCCCTCAGGCCGTCGTCGCCACCGTCGAACCAAAATGGTGA
- a CDS encoding transketolase family protein, whose product MRERFVATTQALLGTDLRLAVVLADISGDVFEPARRQYPRRVINVGIREQLMISVASGLALEGLRPIVHSYTPFLIERPYEQLKLGLCHQDVGAVLVSIGGSYDWPAGGRTHQAPGDVALLDALPGWTVHVPGHPGEVETLLRHALPGRDRVYLRLSLQMNAAPRPIVPGKFEVLRQGTRGTVLAVGPLLTHVLNAVAEEDLTLLYAATIRPFDAETLRATLREPSVILVEPYLEGTSAHEAARALAHVPHRLLSLGVGRTELRRYGKMAEHEAAHGLDARSLRERITSFLRP is encoded by the coding sequence ATGCGTGAACGCTTCGTCGCCACCACCCAGGCCCTGCTCGGCACGGACCTGCGCCTCGCCGTCGTCCTGGCGGACATCTCCGGCGATGTCTTCGAGCCCGCCCGGCGCCAGTACCCTCGCCGCGTCATCAACGTGGGCATCCGCGAGCAGTTGATGATCAGCGTCGCCTCGGGCCTCGCGCTCGAGGGGCTGCGGCCCATCGTCCATTCCTACACGCCGTTTCTCATCGAGCGGCCCTACGAGCAGCTCAAGCTCGGCCTGTGCCACCAGGACGTGGGCGCGGTGCTCGTGAGCATCGGCGGCTCCTATGACTGGCCCGCCGGTGGCCGCACCCACCAGGCGCCGGGGGATGTCGCCCTGCTGGACGCGCTGCCCGGCTGGACGGTGCACGTGCCCGGCCACCCCGGCGAGGTGGAGACGCTGCTGCGCCACGCCCTCCCGGGCCGGGACCGGGTGTACCTGCGGTTGTCGCTCCAGATGAACGCGGCCCCCCGCCCCATCGTGCCCGGGAAGTTCGAGGTGCTGCGCCAGGGCACCCGGGGCACCGTCCTCGCGGTAGGGCCGCTGCTCACCCACGTGCTGAACGCGGTGGCGGAGGAGGACCTCACCCTCCTGTACGCCGCGACCATCCGCCCCTTCGATGCCGAGACGCTGCGCGCCACGCTGCGCGAGCCCAGCGTCATCCTCGTGGAGCCCTACCTGGAGGGCACCTCGGCGCATGAAGCCGCGCGGGCGCTGGCGCACGTGCCGCACCGGCTCCTGTCCCTGGGGGTGGGCCGCACCGAGCTGCGCCGCTACGGGAAGATGGCGGAGCACGAGGCCGCGCACGGCCTGGATGCGCGGAGCCTGCGCGAGCGCATCACGTCCTTCCTCCGGCCGTGA
- a CDS encoding CapA family protein produces MVPSVLLLLALSQTPASPPPPAAPPSPATQEAVRDASRRGAAVMHQLAVELAAEARASLMQEHGRSADEHFARGVEALKARDAAAAIDELSQCVALRPTSVECRWELGWAYSLANRWTEALAEWTEVGKLKPDQPDLQDVLAQARAQVALQERLSRPPDTTPRPPPPADARLRLRAVGDVMLGTTVPEGYLPPEGPASVISGVKGLLEDADLTFVNLEGPLCDGGKTNKCRSDRNCYAFRSPTEYGQTLREAGVDVASTANNHAGDFGEECRRQTEATLDALGIAWSGPPGTVATVDRNGLRIGLVAFHSSPTGNHLNNLPTATALVQSVAAAHDLVIISFHGGAEGGKALHVPHGKEKFMGEDRGDLRTFTRAMVDAGAHLVLGHGPHVARAMEFYKGRLIAYSMGNFATYGRFNLQGPQGLGMVLEVELDREGRFLSGKILPTRQVGEGLAVPDPKGAVLKLVRKLTAEDFPDSGVRIEEDGTVSPREKARASVP; encoded by the coding sequence ATGGTCCCCTCTGTCCTGTTGCTGCTGGCGCTGTCCCAGACGCCCGCCTCGCCCCCGCCTCCCGCCGCCCCGCCCTCCCCTGCCACGCAGGAGGCGGTGCGCGATGCCAGCCGCCGGGGCGCCGCCGTGATGCACCAGCTGGCCGTGGAGCTCGCCGCCGAGGCGCGCGCGAGCCTGATGCAGGAGCACGGCCGCTCGGCGGATGAGCACTTCGCCCGGGGCGTCGAGGCCCTGAAGGCGCGCGATGCGGCGGCGGCCATCGACGAGCTGTCCCAGTGCGTGGCGCTGCGGCCCACGAGCGTGGAGTGCCGCTGGGAGCTGGGCTGGGCCTACTCCCTGGCGAACCGGTGGACCGAGGCGCTCGCGGAGTGGACGGAGGTGGGCAAGCTCAAGCCGGACCAGCCCGACTTGCAGGACGTGCTCGCCCAGGCCCGGGCCCAGGTGGCGCTCCAGGAGCGGCTGTCGAGGCCGCCGGACACCACCCCGCGGCCCCCGCCCCCCGCGGATGCCCGGCTGCGCCTGCGCGCCGTGGGGGACGTGATGCTGGGCACCACGGTGCCCGAGGGCTACCTGCCCCCCGAGGGCCCCGCGAGCGTCATCAGCGGGGTGAAGGGGCTCCTGGAGGACGCGGACCTGACGTTCGTGAACCTGGAGGGGCCGCTGTGCGACGGGGGCAAGACGAACAAGTGCCGCTCGGATCGCAACTGCTACGCGTTCCGCTCGCCCACGGAGTACGGGCAGACGCTCCGGGAGGCCGGGGTGGACGTGGCCTCCACGGCGAACAACCACGCGGGGGATTTCGGAGAGGAGTGCCGCCGGCAGACGGAAGCCACGCTGGACGCGCTGGGCATCGCCTGGAGTGGGCCGCCGGGGACGGTGGCCACGGTGGACCGCAACGGTTTGCGGATTGGACTGGTGGCGTTCCACTCCTCGCCCACGGGCAATCATCTCAACAACTTGCCCACAGCCACGGCGCTGGTGCAGTCGGTGGCGGCGGCGCACGACCTGGTCATCATCTCGTTCCACGGAGGGGCCGAGGGCGGCAAGGCGCTGCACGTGCCGCACGGGAAGGAGAAGTTCATGGGCGAGGACCGGGGCGACCTGCGCACCTTCACCCGGGCGATGGTGGACGCGGGGGCGCACCTGGTGCTGGGCCACGGGCCGCACGTGGCGCGGGCGATGGAGTTCTACAAGGGCCGGCTCATCGCGTACTCGATGGGGAACTTCGCCACCTACGGGCGCTTCAACCTCCAGGGCCCGCAGGGGCTGGGCATGGTGCTGGAGGTGGAGCTGGACCGGGAGGGGCGCTTCCTCTCGGGAAAAATCCTCCCCACGCGCCAGGTGGGCGAGGGCCTGGCGGTGCCGGATCCGAAGGGCGCCGTGTTGAAGCTGGTGCGCAAGCTGACCGCGGAGGACTTCCCGGACTCAGGGGTGCGCATCGAGGAGGATGGCACGGTGTCGCCGCGTGAGAAGGCGCGGGCGTCCGTCCCCTGA